ACCCAGAGCGCCGCGACCAACGGCATCGTGCAGTCGCTGTACTCGAAGGACTTCTGGGAGTACCTCACCGAGGGCCTGGAACAGGCCTACGCCGGGGACGGCAAGATCCTGATGCTGCTCTCCGACCTGATGAACGGCCGTAACGAGAACGGCGAGTACAGCAACATCACGGCCGCCAACGTCTCCATCAACTGCGCCGACGACAGGCCGCGCTACTCCCTCGCCCAGGTGCAGCGCAAGCTGCCGGAGTTCCGGGCCGCCTCCGGCGTGTTCGGGGACTTCCTGGCCTGGGGCTTGGTCAGTTGCACCGACTGGCCCGTGCCCGGCGCCGCCGGCCATCCCGATGTGAGCGCCCCCGGGTCGGCGCCGATCCTCGTCGTCGGCAACACCGGCGACCCGGCGACCCCCTACGAGGGGGCCCGGAAGATGGTGGAGGCGCTGGGCCCCGGGGTCGGTGTCGAGCTGACGTACAAGGGGCAGGGTCACGGCGCCTACGGGAGCAAGAACACGTGCGTGCAGACGGCGGTGAACGGATATCTGCTCAACGGCAAGCTGCCGGCCGCAGGCGCCGTCTGCTCCTGACAGCGCCACGAATCCCAGAGAAACAGCAGGTCAAACAGTTATCCACAGGCCCCGACAGGTGCATCGTGCGCCGCCTAGTATGGCCCGACAGCCATTCGCCACCGAGTGCGGACGGCCTGCTGGGGGGAGGGCGCGCATGACGCGATTCGTACGGCGGACGGCGCTGGGAGCCGCCGCCGCGCTGCTGGTGGCGGGTTGCAGCGGCGGCGCGTCGGGCGGGGACGGCAAGGGCGGTACGGCCGACGCGCGGCCCCCGGCCGCCACGACCGGCACGACCGGTACGACCGGTACGACGGCCGCGTTGCCCGCCTCGCTGACCGGCCAGAAGCTCGACTGGGGGCGCTGCACGGCGACCGCGGACTCCGCCGCGCCGGGCGGCGACTGGCAGTGCGCGACGCTGAAGGCGCCGCTGGACTGGTCGAAGCCGGACGGCAGCACGATCGGCCTCGCCCTGGTGCGCTCCAGGTCCCGTGCCGACGGAAGCGACCGGATCGGCTCGCTGCTGTTCAACTTCGGCGGACCCGGCGGCTCGGGAGTGTCGACGCTTCCCTCCTACGGTTCCACGTACTCCTCGCTCCGCGAGCACTACGACCTGGTGAGCTGGGACCCGCGCGGGGTGGGCGCCAGCGAAGGCGTGCGCTGCCGCGACGACAAGGACATCCAGGCCGCCGAGTCCCTCGACTCCACCCCCGACACCCCGGCCGAGGAACAGGCGTACTTCAAGGACGCCACCGCGTTCGGCAAGGCCTGTGCGAAGGCGGCGGGCAAGCTGATGGCGCATGTGTCGACGACCGACACCGCCCGGGACATGGACCTGATGCGCCAGGTCCTCGGTGACGCGAAGACGCACTACTTCGGCATCTCCTACGGCACCGAACTGGGCGGCGTGTACGCCCACCTGTTCCCGAAGAACGTGGGTCGGCTGATTCTCGACGCGGTCGTCGACCCGAGCGCCGACGCGGTGGGCCACGCGCGCAAC
This Streptomyces sp. NBC_00377 DNA region includes the following protein-coding sequences:
- a CDS encoding alpha/beta hydrolase; the encoded protein is MTRFVRRTALGAAAALLVAGCSGGASGGDGKGGTADARPPAATTGTTGTTGTTAALPASLTGQKLDWGRCTATADSAAPGGDWQCATLKAPLDWSKPDGSTIGLALVRSRSRADGSDRIGSLLFNFGGPGGSGVSTLPSYGSTYSSLREHYDLVSWDPRGVGASEGVRCRDDKDIQAAESLDSTPDTPAEEQAYFKDATAFGKACAKAAGKLMAHVSTTDTARDMDLMRQVLGDAKTHYFGISYGTELGGVYAHLFPKNVGRLILDAVVDPSADAVGHARNQARGFQRALDDYLESTGQDPTKGSKKIADLLDRIDSDPLPTSDGRKLTQTLAVTGIVLPLYSKQGWPSLTSALKSAQDGDGSELLTLADGYNERDASGHYGTSAHSQRLISCLDDKQRPTAEETKKLLPEFERISPVFGDFLGWDTAGWCHDWPVAGQYATPEVSAAGAAPVLLVGNTGDPATPYEGARKMADELGKGVGVLLTWKGEGHGAYRSGSDCVDSAVDAYLLKGTVPKDGKVCS